One Diospyros lotus cultivar Yz01 chromosome 1, ASM1463336v1, whole genome shotgun sequence genomic window carries:
- the LOC127807182 gene encoding probable plastid-lipid-associated protein 8, chloroplastic, with the protein MAAAASSAAMVSVTLTRGLEPDIFKFKTPQAATFHRHRRNRPPVIAARAPPPLLPSRGARKVAGIVAAISSEPIEKEMPRAVSSPQSKHLVDSIIAKVTNTDRGVLLTTDEHNKVAEVAEELRKFCVDEPVKCPLIFGDWDVVYCSVPTSPGGGYRTALGRLVFNTKEMIQVVEAPDTVRNKVSFSAFGFLDGEVSLKGKLKALDEKWIQVVFEAPKLRVGGLKLQYGGESEVKLEITYIDEKIRLGKGSRGSLFVFQRRKQAV; encoded by the exons ATGGCTGCCGCCGCTTCTTCCGCAGCTATGGTGTCTGTTACGCTTACAAGAGGCCTTGAACCAGATATCTTCAAGTTCAAGACGCCACAAGCCGCCACCTTCCACAGGCACAGGAGGAATCGGCCGCCCGTTATTGCGGCTAGGGCGCCTCCTCCTCTGCTTCCTAGTCGTGGGGCTCGGAAAGTCGCCGGAATTGTCGCCGCCATATCGTCTGAGCCGATCGAGAAGGAGATGCCGCGCGCCGTCAGCAGTCCCCAGTCCAAACATCTCGTCGACTCCATTATCGCCAAG GTTACCAATACAGATCGAGGTGTTTTGCTGACAACAGATGAACACAATAAGGTAGCTGAAGTTGCTGAAGAACTACGCAAATTTTGTGTTGACGAGCCTGTAAAATGTCCTCTCATATTTGGAG ACTGGGACGTGGTGTATTGTTCAGTCCCTACATCCCCTGGAGGTGGATACAGGACCGCACTGGGCCGCCTTGTCTTCAACACGAAAGAAATGATTCAGGTTGTCGAAGCTCCTGACACCGTGAGGAACAAAGTTTCCTTTTCTGCTTTCGGGTTCCTTGATGGAGAGGTCTCCCTGAAAG GAAAGCTGAAGGCCCTCGACGAGAAATGGATCCAGGTAGTATTTGAGGCACCAAAACTTAGAGTGGGAGGATTAAAGTTGCAGTATGGGGGTGAGAGTGAGGTTAAGCTGGAAATTACGTACATTGATGAGAAGATCAGATTGGGAAAAGGTTCCAGAGGTTCTCTGTTTGTCTTCCAAAGACGCAAACAAGCTGTGTAA